In the genome of Leptospira dzoumogneensis, one region contains:
- the rpsP gene encoding 30S ribosomal protein S16, with the protein MVKIRLQRTGAKNNPHYRVVAADSRSPRDGKFIDILGHYHPAEVKSGTVLDKDKILGWLNKGAQPTGTVLNLIKHEGIWAEYKQSLKK; encoded by the coding sequence TTGGTTAAGATCAGACTACAAAGAACCGGAGCCAAAAACAACCCTCACTACCGGGTAGTGGCTGCAGACAGCCGTTCCCCTAGAGACGGTAAATTTATCGATATCCTCGGTCACTATCACCCAGCAGAGGTGAAAAGTGGGACCGTTCTGGATAAAGACAAAATTTTAGGCTGGCTCAACAAAGGTGCTCAACCTACCGGAACCGTTCTGAACCTCATTAAACACGAGGGAATCTGGGCGGAATATAAACAATCCCTGAAGAAGTAA
- a CDS encoding KH domain-containing protein, translated as MEELIRYIVTSLVDHPEEISVREIEGDEQTVLELRVSPKDVGKVIGKNGRIAKSLRAILTAASIKAGKNFSLEIID; from the coding sequence ATGGAAGAGCTGATCCGCTATATCGTTACTTCTCTAGTAGATCATCCGGAGGAGATTTCAGTTCGTGAAATCGAGGGCGACGAACAAACCGTCCTAGAACTCCGGGTTTCCCCGAAGGATGTGGGGAAAGTGATCGGCAAAAATGGTAGGATCGCAAAGTCCTTAAGAGCGATCTTAACCGCAGCATCCATCAAAGCCGGAAAAAATTTCTCCTTAGAAATTATTGACTGA
- the priA gene encoding replication restart helicase PriA, with protein sequence MIQYAELAFDLPILEDTFTYEVPPGTQVGMRVEAKLRGRKEEGIVLSLHHNEPSYEVLQVDRVIDKTPVINEEQIQLAYWVKEQYLASLGECIHKMIPSGRRHSKVKLNENITASEPFQLNEEQEAAYQNIKADFGKDSIHLLFGITGSGKTEVYLHLIRDILQNSNKGVLLLVPEIGLTYHIIRKLEAVFPGEIALLHSALKVSERFKAYTDLLQGKKRIAVGTRSAVFAPIANLGLVIIDEEHDGSFKEHSTPRYHARQVALQRCRQNKAVLVLGSATPSLEVYHLAKTGKIGLQVLTKRPGTAKPPTVRIEENKKDTRLIGSELTFAIKQRLDKKEQVILLLNRRGYSPLIYSEKEKTYIPCPNCTSHLCYHKKGTVICHLCGFSDSFQRLESKLGEKLVMMGTGTQKLEEFLLETFPGAKVERLDQDSIQDKSVLTDVIGRLVDGEIDILTGTQMISKGLDAARVTLVGVLNAGIGLGLPDFRAGERVFSLLTQVAGRAGRSDLAGEVLIETNTVDHPIIRMALDQDYIRFYDSEVKTREELFYPPFSRLVRILSRSKDESLSLKTIEEVHQVLKKHLPEPNTVVLGPAPCPFYKIDANFRNHILIKTTVQNKWREILKKEIRPLKISKNVYLELDFDPLDLV encoded by the coding sequence GGCACCCAAGTCGGAATGAGAGTAGAAGCCAAACTAAGAGGAAGAAAAGAAGAAGGGATCGTACTCTCCTTACATCATAATGAACCAAGCTATGAGGTCTTACAAGTAGATCGGGTTATAGATAAAACTCCAGTCATCAATGAGGAACAGATCCAACTCGCGTATTGGGTAAAAGAACAATATCTCGCTTCTCTTGGGGAATGTATCCACAAGATGATTCCCTCAGGCAGAAGACATTCTAAAGTAAAACTGAACGAGAATATTACCGCCTCCGAGCCGTTTCAATTAAACGAAGAACAAGAGGCGGCATACCAAAACATCAAAGCCGATTTTGGAAAAGATTCCATCCATCTTCTATTCGGGATCACCGGAAGCGGAAAAACGGAAGTTTATCTGCACTTGATACGGGACATTCTACAAAACTCAAACAAGGGAGTTTTACTTCTGGTTCCTGAGATAGGTTTGACCTATCATATTATACGCAAATTAGAAGCGGTGTTTCCGGGAGAGATCGCATTACTACATTCTGCTTTGAAAGTATCAGAAAGATTTAAAGCATATACGGACCTTCTACAAGGCAAAAAAAGGATCGCTGTTGGCACAAGATCTGCGGTATTCGCGCCCATTGCAAATTTGGGACTAGTCATCATAGATGAAGAGCATGATGGATCTTTTAAGGAACATTCTACACCAAGATACCATGCAAGACAGGTTGCATTACAAAGATGCAGGCAGAATAAAGCGGTATTAGTTTTAGGATCGGCAACTCCTTCCTTAGAAGTATATCATCTTGCAAAAACAGGAAAGATTGGATTGCAAGTCCTTACCAAAAGACCTGGAACTGCAAAACCTCCTACGGTCCGGATAGAAGAAAATAAAAAAGATACAAGACTGATAGGTTCAGAACTTACATTTGCGATCAAACAGAGATTGGATAAAAAAGAACAAGTCATTCTTCTTTTAAATAGAAGAGGATACAGTCCTTTAATCTATTCCGAAAAAGAAAAAACATACATCCCTTGCCCGAATTGCACATCTCATTTATGTTATCATAAAAAAGGTACCGTTATCTGTCACCTCTGCGGCTTTTCCGATTCTTTCCAAAGATTGGAATCCAAGCTGGGAGAAAAACTGGTCATGATGGGAACAGGCACCCAAAAACTGGAAGAATTCCTTTTAGAAACTTTCCCAGGTGCAAAAGTGGAGCGCCTAGACCAGGATTCCATCCAAGATAAAAGTGTTCTCACTGATGTGATCGGCAGATTGGTAGACGGAGAGATAGATATTCTCACCGGAACACAGATGATCTCCAAAGGTTTAGATGCCGCTCGAGTCACTCTTGTAGGAGTTTTAAATGCAGGGATCGGTTTAGGACTTCCTGATTTTAGAGCGGGAGAAAGAGTATTTTCCCTTTTAACACAAGTAGCGGGAAGGGCTGGTAGATCGGATCTTGCCGGAGAGGTTCTCATCGAAACAAACACTGTGGATCATCCGATCATTCGAATGGCATTGGACCAAGATTATATTCGATTTTATGATTCTGAGGTCAAAACTAGAGAAGAACTTTTTTATCCGCCATTCTCTCGTTTAGTTCGTATCTTATCCAGATCCAAAGACGAAAGTCTTTCTCTCAAAACGATTGAAGAAGTTCATCAGGTTTTAAAAAAACATCTTCCTGAACCGAACACAGTCGTTTTAGGTCCGGCTCCTTGTCCTTTTTATAAAATAGATGCAAATTTCAGGAATCATATACTCATCAAAACGACTGTGCAGAACAAATGGAGAGAGATCCTAAAAAAAGAGATCCGGCCTCTTAAAATTTCTAAAAACGTTTACCTGGAATTGGATTTTGATCCATTGGATCTTGTCTGA
- a CDS encoding YraN family protein, whose amino-acid sequence MGPGSKRNILKGKEGENIAAELLRGKGHLILERNFRIRRGEIDIISEKENVLYFTEVKYWAKTSPLHPLEIFTQVKIRRMKTAAQYYLSRNVSFRDHFVSFSLALITEKRELKYYLDLF is encoded by the coding sequence ATGGGACCTGGCTCCAAACGAAATATTCTAAAGGGAAAAGAAGGAGAAAATATTGCCGCGGAACTTCTTCGCGGGAAGGGCCATCTGATCTTAGAAAGGAATTTCAGGATCAGAAGGGGAGAAATCGACATAATCAGCGAGAAAGAAAACGTCCTGTATTTTACGGAAGTCAAGTACTGGGCTAAAACTTCTCCTCTTCACCCCTTGGAAATATTCACGCAAGTCAAGATCCGTAGAATGAAAACGGCAGCTCAATATTATTTGAGCAGAAACGTTTCGTTTAGAGATCATTTTGTCTCCTTCTCCCTGGCCTTAATTACCGAAAAAAGGGAACTGAAATATTATCTTGATCTATTCTAA
- the rplS gene encoding 50S ribosomal protein L19, which produces MKELIKAGLPTEANRTLNFNVGDTVKVHYKIQESGKERVQVYEGVVISISNGGNGKSFTVRRISYDVGVERVFPLYSPRIAKIELVRKGKVRRSKLFFLRERSGKSARIRELKGGKILVAEDRKRQTAEEAKAAASSAETAAAE; this is translated from the coding sequence ATGAAAGAACTTATAAAAGCAGGACTTCCTACAGAAGCAAATCGTACCCTAAACTTCAATGTTGGGGATACTGTAAAGGTCCATTATAAAATCCAAGAATCCGGTAAGGAAAGGGTCCAGGTTTACGAAGGAGTTGTGATTTCCATCTCCAATGGCGGAAACGGAAAATCCTTCACAGTTCGTAGGATCTCTTACGATGTAGGTGTTGAGAGAGTATTCCCGCTTTATTCTCCTCGTATCGCTAAAATTGAACTAGTACGTAAAGGTAAGGTTCGTCGTTCTAAACTGTTCTTCTTAAGAGAACGTTCCGGAAAATCCGCTCGTATTCGCGAGTTGAAAGGCGGAAAAATTCTGGTGGCAGAAGACAGAAAACGCCAAACCGCAGAAGAAGCAAAAGCTGCTGCTTCCTCCGCAGAAACTGCTGCTGCAGAATAA
- a CDS encoding EscU/YscU/HrcU family type III secretion system export apparatus switch protein, giving the protein MDCVKFGIALKFTPDENKGPKILAKGEGLLGEKIKGVAKRHGVPIVEDAPLAEALSPIPVGQEIPENLYRAVAGVFAFVLSQKAEATREFEK; this is encoded by the coding sequence ATGGACTGCGTGAAATTCGGAATCGCCCTAAAGTTTACACCGGACGAGAATAAAGGCCCTAAGATCCTAGCCAAGGGAGAAGGTCTATTAGGTGAAAAGATCAAGGGTGTGGCTAAGAGACACGGAGTTCCTATAGTGGAGGATGCTCCTTTGGCCGAGGCACTTTCTCCGATACCGGTAGGACAAGAAATTCCGGAAAATTTATACAGAGCGGTTGCGGGTGTTTTTGCTTTCGTACTCAGCCAAAAAGCGGAAGCAACAAGGGAATTTGAAAAATGA
- the rpe gene encoding ribulose-phosphate 3-epimerase: protein MKISASILATQLTALANTVPNFKKEGIDLVHMDVMDGNFVPQISFGEAVNKEIKAMTQIPLDVHLMVEKPENHVPKYYELNPYCITFHAETTRFPIRLAQEIKKNGPKVGVSLNPGTPVSALETLLPYIDLVLIMTVEPGFYGQKFVDGGMDKIRKVKSLISNYPIELEVDGGVNDTNIKELSQAGVDICVVGAGLFKSGDPSENGIRLKGLAK from the coding sequence TTGAAAATTTCCGCTTCTATTTTAGCCACCCAACTTACAGCACTCGCAAATACGGTTCCTAACTTTAAAAAAGAAGGAATAGATCTAGTCCATATGGACGTGATGGACGGAAATTTTGTGCCTCAGATCAGCTTCGGAGAAGCGGTCAATAAAGAGATCAAAGCAATGACCCAGATCCCTCTGGACGTTCACCTGATGGTGGAGAAACCGGAGAATCATGTTCCTAAATACTATGAACTGAATCCTTACTGCATTACTTTCCATGCGGAAACAACTCGTTTCCCGATTCGTCTCGCTCAGGAAATAAAGAAGAATGGACCGAAAGTGGGAGTTTCTTTGAACCCTGGGACTCCAGTTTCTGCTTTAGAAACTCTTCTACCTTATATTGATCTAGTACTCATAATGACTGTGGAGCCTGGATTCTACGGACAGAAGTTTGTGGATGGGGGAATGGACAAGATCCGAAAGGTCAAGTCACTCATTTCTAATTACCCGATCGAGCTGGAAGTAGATGGGGGAGTCAATGATACAAATATCAAAGAACTCTCTCAAGCAGGTGTGGATATTTGCGTGGTTGGTGCCGGTTTATTCAAATCCGGGGACCCAAGCGAAAATGGTATTCGCTTAAAAGGCCTAGCGAAGTAA
- the trmD gene encoding tRNA (guanosine(37)-N1)-methyltransferase TrmD, which translates to MKFNFITLFPAKVQAYFSEGLQEKAIQKGVFSVNIVHLRDFSNNKHLKVDDTPYGGGPGMLLKVEPIDLALKSLGEDRGLVILTTPSGIPFDQNVAEKLSKLEKPITLISGYYEGVDHRVTEHLVDIELSLGNYVISAGDLASLCITDAVSRLLPGFLGDRESLEEESHNERDVLEYPQYTKPSEYNGWKVPEILLGGNHAAIESWRNANRKKVDPDITRNL; encoded by the coding sequence ATGAAATTTAATTTTATTACCTTATTCCCCGCCAAAGTCCAGGCTTACTTTTCGGAAGGGCTACAGGAGAAGGCGATCCAAAAGGGTGTATTCTCCGTTAATATTGTTCATCTCAGGGACTTCTCCAATAATAAACATCTAAAGGTAGACGACACACCTTATGGTGGAGGTCCGGGAATGCTCTTAAAAGTAGAGCCAATCGATCTGGCCTTAAAGTCATTGGGAGAAGATAGAGGGCTCGTAATTTTAACTACACCTTCCGGAATTCCATTCGATCAGAACGTTGCAGAGAAACTTTCCAAGCTAGAAAAACCGATCACTCTTATATCAGGATATTATGAAGGAGTGGATCACAGGGTAACAGAGCATCTTGTTGACATAGAACTGTCCCTTGGAAATTATGTAATTTCAGCCGGAGATTTGGCTAGCCTCTGTATTACGGATGCTGTGTCCAGGCTTTTGCCCGGCTTTTTAGGCGACCGAGAGAGCCTGGAAGAAGAATCTCATAACGAAAGGGATGTTTTAGAATATCCACAATATACGAAACCTTCCGAGTACAATGGCTGGAAGGTTCCTGAAATTCTCTTGGGCGGAAACCACGCGGCGATCGAATCTTGGCGCAATGCCAATCGAAAGAAAGTCGACCCTGATATTACGAGGAATTTATGA
- the fmt gene encoding methionyl-tRNA formyltransferase, whose protein sequence is MKIAFFGTPEPSAKLLQALLKEPDIQVQFVVTNPDRPKGRSKTPVPSPVKDIALAANLPVFQYESIKKEKETALADLSKFDAELYVVFAYGSILPKEIFSHPKFGSINLHGSILPDLRGASPVQTSLWKGYTKSGISIQYLGEKMDEGDIIRIQEVDVDLEDDTGTLMEKITQAGIQSLIPLLKGERTSAFEASPQDHSKATYCTKILAEDRVLDLKLSAIDIHNRIRALSPDLGGYCRFRDKRMVLWKTRPVDFSEAPIQPGKLKRMDKKALLFQCGDGRFLEILSVQPENKNRMTVADFMNGFRISDEDRFE, encoded by the coding sequence ATGAAAATCGCATTTTTTGGGACCCCGGAACCTTCTGCCAAACTTTTGCAGGCATTATTAAAAGAGCCTGATATCCAAGTACAATTCGTGGTCACAAATCCGGATCGTCCTAAGGGAAGAAGTAAAACCCCGGTCCCAAGTCCTGTTAAAGATATTGCACTTGCAGCAAATCTTCCTGTATTCCAATACGAATCCATAAAGAAGGAAAAAGAAACTGCGCTTGCAGATCTTTCCAAGTTCGATGCGGAACTTTATGTTGTATTTGCTTACGGTTCGATTCTACCTAAGGAAATTTTTTCTCATCCTAAATTCGGTTCTATCAATCTGCATGGTTCCATTCTTCCCGACTTAAGGGGTGCTTCTCCGGTCCAAACTTCTCTTTGGAAAGGTTATACAAAATCAGGGATCAGCATCCAATACCTGGGTGAAAAAATGGATGAGGGAGATATTATCCGCATCCAAGAAGTGGATGTGGATTTAGAAGATGATACCGGAACCCTCATGGAAAAGATCACCCAAGCAGGGATCCAAAGCCTAATCCCACTTTTGAAAGGAGAGAGAACTTCTGCCTTCGAGGCTTCTCCTCAAGATCATTCCAAGGCAACTTATTGTACTAAAATCCTTGCAGAAGATAGGGTCCTGGATCTAAAACTTTCCGCCATAGATATACATAATCGAATTCGTGCTTTAAGTCCGGATCTGGGCGGGTATTGCCGGTTTAGAGATAAACGAATGGTCTTATGGAAAACAAGACCGGTAGATTTTTCTGAAGCACCCATCCAACCAGGCAAATTGAAACGAATGGACAAAAAGGCCCTTCTTTTCCAGTGTGGAGATGGCCGTTTTTTAGAGATCCTTTCCGTTCAACCGGAAAATAAAAACAGAATGACTGTGGCAGATTTCATGAACGGTTTCCGTATTTCGGACGAGGATCGTTTCGAGTGA
- a CDS encoding PASTA domain-containing protein — protein sequence MTKEELRSKYLPIGGYFFFIAFGLVVFFIAAFLVVFVRTKSSTMVVMPDVVGKPYNEVHNELMRLQLKVRLESKRYPDKTDGIIIYQSIRPGREVEAGSKVSLTVNIGLDRIDMPNLKGQSLVSAKNSMEKVLSGETYVSLTLGGITYVEVKEGEQPDTVVDQIPEAGKNITAGEKVFLLVTKPSTKKKEGEPQAGLEFKPGDSFAFAQRALVRAKISSKAEVVITKFRPDNGKIESVQKVGNEYKFKVFYFEPEDRVESGYESFVYEAPENGTYSLIVKDQNDETKQMEISAPTTYQEGEKIQTVFYRTGDVTLVLLDEKGSKVKSKDYENEF from the coding sequence GTGACCAAGGAAGAACTCCGCTCTAAATATCTCCCTATCGGGGGTTACTTTTTTTTCATCGCATTCGGCTTAGTAGTCTTCTTCATAGCCGCCTTCTTAGTTGTATTCGTTCGTACTAAAAGCTCCACAATGGTAGTAATGCCGGATGTGGTAGGCAAACCGTATAACGAAGTCCATAACGAGTTAATGCGTCTCCAGTTGAAAGTCAGATTGGAGTCCAAACGTTATCCGGACAAAACAGATGGAATTATCATCTACCAATCCATTCGTCCAGGAAGAGAAGTGGAGGCAGGTTCCAAAGTTTCTCTTACAGTCAATATCGGTTTAGATCGAATTGATATGCCTAACCTAAAAGGCCAAAGTTTGGTCTCCGCTAAAAACTCCATGGAAAAAGTTCTCTCAGGAGAAACTTACGTTTCTTTAACTTTAGGTGGGATCACCTATGTGGAAGTGAAAGAAGGAGAACAACCTGACACTGTAGTGGATCAAATCCCGGAAGCAGGTAAAAACATCACCGCCGGCGAAAAAGTATTCTTACTAGTTACCAAACCTTCTACCAAGAAAAAAGAAGGGGAGCCTCAGGCAGGATTAGAGTTTAAACCGGGTGATTCTTTTGCATTCGCTCAAAGAGCCCTAGTAAGAGCAAAAATTTCTTCCAAGGCAGAAGTAGTTATTACCAAATTTCGTCCTGATAATGGAAAAATTGAATCCGTCCAAAAAGTGGGAAACGAATACAAGTTTAAGGTATTTTATTTCGAGCCGGAAGACAGGGTAGAAAGCGGATACGAAAGTTTCGTGTATGAGGCTCCTGAAAACGGAACGTATTCCTTAATCGTAAAAGACCAAAACGACGAAACCAAACAAATGGAAATCAGCGCTCCCACTACTTACCAAGAGGGAGAAAAAATCCAGACCGTCTTTTACAGAACAGGGGACGTGACACTGGTTCTTTTGGACGAGAAAGGTTCGAAAGTAAAATCCAAAGACTACGAGAACGAATTTTGA
- the rimM gene encoding ribosome maturation factor RimM (Essential for efficient processing of 16S rRNA) encodes MTETRILTGHLGKPFGLKGFVRLVAEDSSVPGLKFPLQATLEFSSREPVSVKILKSTIQSGKILLQLEGINSPEEASSLTGGKLYIDRSHFPKSKNEEYYLFELKGLKAISEDGKELGWELVDILENPAHSILVFQTEESEVLVPYVEKHVGKVLLEEGKIVLISPEDWNEI; translated from the coding sequence TTGACTGAGACTCGAATCCTAACCGGACATTTAGGAAAACCCTTCGGACTGAAGGGTTTTGTCCGACTGGTTGCAGAGGATAGTTCTGTCCCGGGACTTAAATTTCCACTCCAAGCAACTCTAGAATTTTCCTCTAGAGAACCTGTTTCTGTTAAGATCCTTAAATCCACTATACAATCCGGAAAGATACTTTTACAGTTAGAAGGGATCAATTCTCCGGAGGAAGCCTCTTCCTTAACTGGCGGAAAATTGTATATAGATCGTTCTCATTTTCCCAAATCCAAAAACGAAGAATATTATCTATTCGAGTTAAAAGGTCTGAAAGCGATCTCAGAAGATGGAAAAGAACTTGGCTGGGAATTGGTGGACATTCTAGAAAATCCGGCACATTCTATCCTGGTCTTTCAGACAGAAGAGTCCGAGGTCTTAGTTCCTTATGTGGAAAAACATGTAGGAAAAGTACTCTTAGAAGAAGGTAAGATCGTTTTAATAAGCCCTGAGGATTGGAATGAAATTTAA
- a CDS encoding HD-GYP domain-containing protein, giving the protein MKKLNVSELKPGMRFTKPVYLDKENLFITSNTPITDSDLERLKRFGITEVLTHGDILVIDVDPERLETQLEDFIISTIVDEDLLPLKGIYDNLNRIKVQFSNLYKNTFALVQDVYRKVADDKVFDFGPVREQGEALSDFVRTHNNLSYLILGMNNPGYYLYNQITTSTFYALIIGKLLDFSRPKMVDLAISCLVADVGMTKVPATISEKTDQLTDEEYKSILKHTIIGYQVLTQRVKIKNSLAVVALQHHERFDGKGYPQKIAATAIEENARIYAIADNFSALITNRPHRQRVLPHEAIKSMISMDVGKFDLKIVRTFLNQVSLYPVGSCVELSDKRVGIVLAANADKPLRPSIRIIKDEYGTFVRNLVLVDLVKENHLFIVKALDLQEATANS; this is encoded by the coding sequence ATGAAAAAATTGAACGTGTCCGAATTAAAGCCGGGTATGAGATTTACAAAGCCCGTATATCTGGACAAAGAAAATCTGTTCATCACTTCCAATACTCCGATCACTGATTCGGATCTGGAACGTTTGAAAAGATTCGGCATCACCGAGGTATTAACTCACGGAGATATCCTAGTCATAGATGTGGATCCTGAAAGATTGGAAACCCAATTAGAGGATTTTATCATCTCCACGATCGTAGACGAGGACCTTCTTCCTTTGAAGGGTATCTACGATAACCTGAACCGTATTAAGGTACAATTTTCCAATCTATACAAAAACACTTTCGCATTAGTACAAGACGTTTATAGAAAAGTTGCGGACGATAAGGTATTCGATTTTGGTCCGGTGAGAGAACAAGGAGAAGCACTTTCTGACTTTGTAAGAACTCATAATAATCTTTCTTATCTCATACTTGGAATGAATAACCCAGGGTATTATTTGTACAACCAGATCACTACTTCCACATTCTATGCTCTCATCATAGGAAAACTTTTGGACTTCTCCCGTCCTAAAATGGTGGATTTGGCAATCTCTTGTTTGGTTGCAGATGTGGGAATGACCAAGGTTCCTGCAACCATCTCCGAAAAAACGGACCAGCTCACCGACGAAGAATACAAATCTATCTTAAAACATACGATCATAGGTTATCAGGTACTGACCCAAAGAGTCAAAATTAAGAATAGTTTGGCGGTTGTAGCCTTACAACACCATGAACGTTTTGATGGAAAAGGTTATCCCCAAAAGATCGCAGCCACTGCAATCGAAGAGAACGCTAGGATCTATGCGATCGCGGATAATTTTTCAGCACTTATCACAAACAGACCTCATAGACAGAGAGTTCTTCCTCACGAAGCGATCAAGTCCATGATCAGCATGGATGTTGGCAAGTTCGACCTGAAAATCGTAAGGACTTTCTTAAACCAAGTCTCCTTATATCCTGTGGGTTCTTGTGTGGAACTTTCGGACAAAAGAGTAGGGATCGTTCTTGCTGCAAACGCGGACAAACCTTTAAGACCTTCTATCCGTATTATAAAAGACGAATATGGGACTTTTGTGAGAAACTTGGTATTAGTGGATCTGGTGAAAGAAAATCATCTGTTCATCGTCAAGGCACTCGATCTTCAGGAAGCCACCGCAAATTCTTAA
- a CDS encoding ribonuclease HII — protein sequence MPLANFEPEELKFFPDHLPCGIDEAGRGPYAGPLSVGFVSFTPEVLEKIYTGQILKGLNDSKKLTESKRESLFQEIQETAHKIAHAFLSHTYIDRYGINRAVLEGILKCYRKASQTPIESNGRKLLLLIDGNYNFSKYKESEEVKRQSYYYKKGDSRIASIAAASIIAKVKRDRFMKAIASKFPGYGFEGHKGYGSAGHEEAIRNLGLARIHRRSFTKKFHASDSSSQSD from the coding sequence ATGCCTCTCGCAAATTTTGAACCGGAAGAATTGAAATTTTTTCCAGATCATCTTCCTTGCGGGATAGACGAAGCAGGAAGAGGTCCTTATGCGGGTCCGCTTTCAGTAGGATTTGTCTCCTTCACACCTGAAGTCTTGGAAAAGATCTACACGGGTCAGATCTTAAAAGGACTGAACGATTCCAAAAAACTCACCGAATCAAAACGTGAATCTTTGTTTCAAGAAATACAGGAAACTGCCCACAAAATTGCACATGCATTCTTATCCCATACCTATATAGATCGTTACGGGATCAACAGAGCAGTATTAGAAGGTATACTGAAATGTTATAGAAAGGCTTCCCAAACTCCGATAGAAAGTAACGGAAGAAAATTACTGCTCTTAATAGACGGAAACTATAATTTTTCCAAATACAAGGAATCGGAAGAGGTAAAACGCCAGTCTTATTATTATAAAAAAGGGGATTCCAGGATCGCGAGTATAGCGGCCGCATCCATTATCGCAAAAGTAAAACGGGATCGTTTTATGAAAGCGATTGCCTCCAAGTTTCCCGGGTATGGATTCGAAGGGCATAAAGGATACGGAAGTGCAGGACATGAGGAAGCAATCCGGAATCTGGGACTAGCGAGAATCCACAGAAGATCTTTCACTAAAAAATTCCATGCTTCCGATTCCTCCTCCCAATCCGATTGA